A window of the Diorhabda carinulata isolate Delta chromosome 1, icDioCari1.1, whole genome shotgun sequence genome harbors these coding sequences:
- the LOC130896468 gene encoding transcriptional repressor p66-alpha isoform X1 yields MDVDETVVDLSISNRSSSTPPNYVPFHLTNNNSTSSIPQQQPLPLTNSRRVLRPRTEPRSYVESSDALINGLLDKPRVNGNFEYSSDSSEGEMPPLSPIREYTTAEIKQRERGLRRLREELRAEEMKLVLLKKLKQSQQLKENVAVLPPNIPVSALPTSGLPSGLSITPTTVKVPPKGQQSPQMAHSRHPSSNNSHKVSNIPGNGSGNSQHLLRVQQPPPPRASMHGPPMNASPINNRTSLSVPQPPQRSSMGRPPSGFPPGVKDLSPSVTITPAPPQSIKERPREDNQTPAQRQAAAKLALRKQLEKTLLQIPPPKPPPPEMHFIPNPSNTEFIYLVGLEHVVDFLTKETRMPLPPQPFACSQCQSDFTPVWKWENSKKQKVSGSKSVICEQCVTNNVKKALKAEHTNRLKTAFVKALQQEQEIEQRLAQNGVFTSSSPAPSPVTPEALPKAVTPTPVPRHAPTPPAPAPPPPPQPTPPPPRTSHPPNHPPPSVAQDKYTQQQNAAAMQALHQQILRSLSAGGPPAAAHMLQFSPLFYPYQLAMAQAAATGKNTAGGNLADIQRAADLHRQYLLDMIPPPTQQQRHNWKT; encoded by the exons cAACAGGTCTTCATCAACTCCTCCAAATTACGTTCCATTTCATTTAACAAACAACAATTCAACTTCCTCAATTCCTCAACAACAACCACTGCCGTTAACGAATTCTAGAAGAGTTTTAAGGCCTAGAACAGAACCCCGATCTTATGTAGAAAGTTCGGATGCTCTAATCAACGGTTTATTAGATAAACCAAGAGTTAACGGGAATTTTGAGTACAGCAGTGATTCAAGTGAAGGAGAAATGCCTCCACTCAGTCCAATTAGGGAATATACAACTGCTGAGATTAAGCAAAG gGAGAGGGGCCTGAGAAGGTTACGTGAAGAGCTTAGAGCCGAAGAAATGAAACTAGTTCTTCTCAAAAAGCTCAAGCAGTCTCAACAGTTAAAAGAAAATGTTGCAGTTTTGCCCCCTAATATTCCCGTTTCAGCTTTACCAACAAGTGGTTTACCAAGTGGTCTCAGTATCACCCCTACAACAGTCAAGGTTCCACCCAAAGGTCAACAATCTCCACAGATGGCACATTCACGACATCCGTCTTCTAATAATTCGCACAAAGTGAGCAATATACCCGGCAACGGCAGTGGTAACTCTCAACACTTATTAAGAGTT CAGCAACCACCACCTCCTCGTGCTAGTATGCATGGTCCACCTATGAATGCATCTCCAATTAATAACAGAACTAGTTTATCAGTTCCTCAACCACCTCAAAGGAGTTCAATGGGTAGACCACCAAGTGGTTTTCCACCCGGAGTTAAAGACTTGTCTCCTTCAGTGACAATTACGCCTGCACCTCCCCAATCTATTAAg gaGAGACCTAGAGAAGACAACCAAACTCCTGCTCAAAGACAAGCTGCTGCAAAATTAGCATTACGAAAACAATTGGAAAAAACATTATTGCag ATACCACCACCAAAACCGCCACCTCCAGAAATGCACTTTATACCTAATCCGAGCAATACAGAATTTATATATCTTGTCGGCTTAGAACATGTCGTTGATTTTCTCACTAAAGAAACACGAATGCCATTACCCCCACAACCATTTGCTTGTAGCCAATGCCAGTCTGACTTCACTCCCGTTTGGAAATgggaaaatagtaaaaaacaaaaag tttcaGGTAGTAAATCTGTCATTTGTGAACAGTGTGTCACAAATAATGTTAAAAAGGCTCTGAAAGCAGAACATACAAATAGGTTGAAGACAGCATTTGTGAAGGCTCTACAACAGGAGCAAGAAATTGAACAGAGACTCGCACAA aatggaGTATTCACCTCGAGCAGTCCAGCGCCGTCACCGGTGACACCCGAAGCTCTTCCGAAGGCGGTAACACCCACACCTGTACCGAGACATGCCCCTACACCGCCCGCGCCAGCCCCACCACCGCCACCACAACCTACTCCGCCGCCGCCGCGCACTTCACATCCACCAAATCATCCTCCTCCTTCCGTCGCCCAGGATAAGTACACGCAACAACAGAATGCAGCTGCTATGCAGGCGTTACATCAGCAGATCTTAAGAA GTTTATCTGCTGGCGGGCCTCCAGCAGCTGCGCATATGCTTCAATTTTCCCCGCTATTTTACCCGTATCAGTTGGCGATGGCACAAGCAGCCGCGACCGGTAAAAACACGGCTGGCGGCAATTTGGCAGATATACAACGCGCTGCCGATCTACATCGACAGTACCTGTTGGATATGATTCCACCACCAACTCAACAACAACGTCACAATTGGAAGACATGA
- the LOC130896468 gene encoding transcriptional repressor p66-alpha isoform X2 — translation MDVDETVVDLSISNRSSSTPPNYVPFHLTNNNSTSSIPQQQPLPLTNSRRVLRPRTEPRSYVESSDALINGLLDKPRVNGNFEYSSDSSEGEMPPLSPIREYTTAEIKQRERGLRRLREELRAEEMKLVLLKKLKQSQQLKENVAVLPPNIPVSALPTSGLPSGLSITPTTVKVPPKGQQSPQMAHSRHPSSNNSHKVSNIPGNGSGNSQHLLRVQPPPPRASMHGPPMNASPINNRTSLSVPQPPQRSSMGRPPSGFPPGVKDLSPSVTITPAPPQSIKERPREDNQTPAQRQAAAKLALRKQLEKTLLQIPPPKPPPPEMHFIPNPSNTEFIYLVGLEHVVDFLTKETRMPLPPQPFACSQCQSDFTPVWKWENSKKQKVSGSKSVICEQCVTNNVKKALKAEHTNRLKTAFVKALQQEQEIEQRLAQNGVFTSSSPAPSPVTPEALPKAVTPTPVPRHAPTPPAPAPPPPPQPTPPPPRTSHPPNHPPPSVAQDKYTQQQNAAAMQALHQQILRSLSAGGPPAAAHMLQFSPLFYPYQLAMAQAAATGKNTAGGNLADIQRAADLHRQYLLDMIPPPTQQQRHNWKT, via the exons cAACAGGTCTTCATCAACTCCTCCAAATTACGTTCCATTTCATTTAACAAACAACAATTCAACTTCCTCAATTCCTCAACAACAACCACTGCCGTTAACGAATTCTAGAAGAGTTTTAAGGCCTAGAACAGAACCCCGATCTTATGTAGAAAGTTCGGATGCTCTAATCAACGGTTTATTAGATAAACCAAGAGTTAACGGGAATTTTGAGTACAGCAGTGATTCAAGTGAAGGAGAAATGCCTCCACTCAGTCCAATTAGGGAATATACAACTGCTGAGATTAAGCAAAG gGAGAGGGGCCTGAGAAGGTTACGTGAAGAGCTTAGAGCCGAAGAAATGAAACTAGTTCTTCTCAAAAAGCTCAAGCAGTCTCAACAGTTAAAAGAAAATGTTGCAGTTTTGCCCCCTAATATTCCCGTTTCAGCTTTACCAACAAGTGGTTTACCAAGTGGTCTCAGTATCACCCCTACAACAGTCAAGGTTCCACCCAAAGGTCAACAATCTCCACAGATGGCACATTCACGACATCCGTCTTCTAATAATTCGCACAAAGTGAGCAATATACCCGGCAACGGCAGTGGTAACTCTCAACACTTATTAAGAGTT CAACCACCACCTCCTCGTGCTAGTATGCATGGTCCACCTATGAATGCATCTCCAATTAATAACAGAACTAGTTTATCAGTTCCTCAACCACCTCAAAGGAGTTCAATGGGTAGACCACCAAGTGGTTTTCCACCCGGAGTTAAAGACTTGTCTCCTTCAGTGACAATTACGCCTGCACCTCCCCAATCTATTAAg gaGAGACCTAGAGAAGACAACCAAACTCCTGCTCAAAGACAAGCTGCTGCAAAATTAGCATTACGAAAACAATTGGAAAAAACATTATTGCag ATACCACCACCAAAACCGCCACCTCCAGAAATGCACTTTATACCTAATCCGAGCAATACAGAATTTATATATCTTGTCGGCTTAGAACATGTCGTTGATTTTCTCACTAAAGAAACACGAATGCCATTACCCCCACAACCATTTGCTTGTAGCCAATGCCAGTCTGACTTCACTCCCGTTTGGAAATgggaaaatagtaaaaaacaaaaag tttcaGGTAGTAAATCTGTCATTTGTGAACAGTGTGTCACAAATAATGTTAAAAAGGCTCTGAAAGCAGAACATACAAATAGGTTGAAGACAGCATTTGTGAAGGCTCTACAACAGGAGCAAGAAATTGAACAGAGACTCGCACAA aatggaGTATTCACCTCGAGCAGTCCAGCGCCGTCACCGGTGACACCCGAAGCTCTTCCGAAGGCGGTAACACCCACACCTGTACCGAGACATGCCCCTACACCGCCCGCGCCAGCCCCACCACCGCCACCACAACCTACTCCGCCGCCGCCGCGCACTTCACATCCACCAAATCATCCTCCTCCTTCCGTCGCCCAGGATAAGTACACGCAACAACAGAATGCAGCTGCTATGCAGGCGTTACATCAGCAGATCTTAAGAA GTTTATCTGCTGGCGGGCCTCCAGCAGCTGCGCATATGCTTCAATTTTCCCCGCTATTTTACCCGTATCAGTTGGCGATGGCACAAGCAGCCGCGACCGGTAAAAACACGGCTGGCGGCAATTTGGCAGATATACAACGCGCTGCCGATCTACATCGACAGTACCTGTTGGATATGATTCCACCACCAACTCAACAACAACGTCACAATTGGAAGACATGA